The Trichomycterus rosablanca isolate fTriRos1 chromosome 20, fTriRos1.hap1, whole genome shotgun sequence genomic interval GGCGGGAAgttttgaaaagagttgttgcagtcatccagtttttgggggagaggggacttgctttcaggggagatgatgagctattaggatcagcccacaatggtaattttttgggcatcatagaactcttagccaaatttgacccattcctagctgagcacctccaaaggtttggaggtaagggaaaaggttctgtgtcctacttatcatcgacagtgtgtgaagaatttatccatttgatgggacagagaacaaagcaggcaattggtaatgagatcaaagaatcaaaatacccgtctgttatagttgactccactccagaccttgctcatgtggaccaacttacttttattttcaggtttgttaataatgacggtcaagtagttgagcgttttctagcttttgagcctattgaaaaccatagtggggacagtttggcagagtgtgtcgttgctatggtggagaatctgggcctagacttatccaactgtagtcatatgataatgcaagtaacatgtcgggaaagtacaatggagtccaagctcatcttaaacaaagaaaccctttgatttgttatgtcccctgtgcagcacattcactgaatttagttggtgtcaatgctgttgacagtagcccagaagctggacgtttttttgactttgtacaggcaatgtacacattttgtgcatcatctacacacaggtggggaaaggttttctgtgatactgatatcaaactcacactgaaatcactgtcaggtactcgatggagcgcacgagctgagtcaactaaggctctttggaaatattatgcacaactgagagaggcattgaatgatatgtctaaagatatggaggagaaatgtgtaactcgaagtgaagcctctgcactctgtgacaaattggacacgttggagatggccttcatggcatacttctgggacacaatactacagaggttccaagccacaagcctgcagctgcagaagcatgatattgacatatgtacagctacacaacttctcttgtctttacgagactttgtggcagcacagagagataactttgaggtgtttgaaggggcagctttaaatgtcaccactgctgtctcccaagagtacaggcatgacctccagcgtacaaagaagcgcaaaattatgtctgatgatagtgcagagccaggtgtagcatttaacggaaaggacaagtttcggatcgaaactttcaatgttgtcattgacaaacttgtgtcctgtctcaaccaccgtttgaatgcatacacacacttaactgagctatttgatgttcttttcatgcctgacaatatgtccaacagtgagctcactttaaaggctaactcactcgctgcagcatatccttcagatctgaacatgagcctggcagatgaattgatacaatacaaatcattcataacagaaaaagaaaaatgtcctagtaaaatgacttagactttttttgactgtgcctatcacaaattgtgaagaggagcgttcattctccaaactggctcgtattaagaatgaactcaggattaggatgcgccaaaaccgcctgaactcactgtcacttctggccattgaatcagatttggtcagacagcttaattttgatgaattagtggatgactttgcaagaaagaagagtagaaagaaacttatataaaatagattcttgtgttagggttagttattgacaggttgtttaatgtattaatttatttatgtttttggaggggggggggggggcgcggggggggggggggccctgggcaactctttgcccaggggcccagactatccttaatccgtccttgcttcTGGGTTGTGGGTTTAGTGGCAAGCACCACAAACATTACATGAGGTAATATTTGTGATGGTCATCCTGATGACCTGTATGAATCTCATGAATAACTGATGACACTTGTACCTTAATtactaaaaaaattaatatattGCTCCTGCATTAAGGCATACATTAACAGTGGTGGACAGtaactaagtaaatgtaactAGTTGGGTGAGTTTTTACTTGAACTCCACCACATTTGGTAGTCAAATGTCTTACTTTTTTCTCCACTACATTatgaacaatcagtggttcctTTTGGTTTATGTGTGAATAAAAACGTAACATTGTCAAAATGAAGGAAGCGTGAAGCGATCACACCaatcagtgttttgttcttatgataattttaataaacattagtgTCAGATTAATgaatgacactagagtcttttcacctaaaatgagttgattagagtcttgttacagaaatgataataaaacattagagccataataaatcatgctacttttactttcatacttaagtacatttgaaggtaaatactttagtacttttactcaagtggaggtaaagagtatttttacgtttactactacttttactggagtactATTTGACCTTGgctatctctactttaactcaactacatggtttgtgtaccttgtccaccacttacattagacaaaataaacttgtgcatattcataatgaattcatttatgtattacatgtaggaatcaattattaatcactcatgaaataagacatgaattaatgctatttcatgtaccctTACTATAATGTTtctggtacggtagtgtgtttatgaatctgttcattcaatGCAggcaaaccttatgaatccagccacatggcttagtgtttagccaaaattattattatgaatcctcaggaaagtgaagggaggttagtttatgcaaaaaaaaaaaaaaaactcttatgcaaaaaaaaaaaactctttaatctctatactgtatattgtctctactacttaatgacaTTGCATTATGTagtgtatgctaatataatgtactgtgtgttaacaagaacgacctattaaaaagtcatataccaaattgacattaaagcagatgcagtaaatgtgaaggcagttgaaaatacccagaaattgtacacatttttattatttaccgtttaatattttattcactgctgcctgtcccacaTGAgaacatgaatattaataaataaataaaagaaggtAAAGTATTACAAACatgggaagctacccagatacAGTGTGTATGACATATTcagatataatatttaaaaagaggaaaattctcttaaatcgataagatgggtggctcttaaaagagccgttggtTTGCCAAAGCGACGAAGGCGCTTTACTTGGAGCTGGTGTACTTGGTGACGGCCTTGGTACCCTCGGACACGGCGTGCTTGGCCAGCTCACCGGGAAGCAGCAGGCGCACGGCGGTCTGGATCTCCCTGGAGGTAATGGTGGAGCGCTTGTTGTAGTGAGCCAGACGAGAGGACTCACCAGCGATACGCTCGAAAATGTCGTTGACGAAGGAGTTCATGATACCCATAGCCTTGGAGGAGATACCGGTATCAGGGTGGACCTGTTTCAAGACCTTGTACACGTAGATAGCGTAGCTCTCCTTCCTGGACTTTCTGCGCTTCTTGCCTCCTTTGCCGGCAGTCTTGGTGACGGTTTTCTTGTAGCCCTTCTTGGGCGCGGCCTtgggttttttaaataaactttattgaACAAATTTTcatcacattacaaatatcaTTTACATAATAAACATACAGTTATAATTCATTAATTGATACATTTCAtgcaataatacaaatatttacatcACTGTTTGTCTAAAGTCCATTGCTATGcgtttagatttaattttttcatgcatttcatGATCATCATTTCACAATCAATATACACATTTTCATTTGTCATTTTACATCGAGTTTTCCATATTTGATTCACCACTACAGCAatcacaatacaatacaaaagtcTTTTCCCCACATAATTTATCAAGGTTAAAGCCACCATAAACAACATTTTTCCTAGACAGTCTATCTAATCCCAGGTCCTTAAAACGATTCCAAATTTCTTTAGAGCGTTGACAATCTACTAGTAAATGCCCAACTGTTTCATTTTCACAAGATGGAGAGTGCAGGGGTGGATCATCAACTCACCACATTGACAATGGACTATGTGCGGCTTAAGGACTGCGTTTCGGACACAATCCTCTGCAGCACTGGGGCTCCACAAGGAACAGTCCTGGCCCCATTCCTCTTCACCCTTTACACCGCGGACTTCACCTACAACACAGCAACCTGTCACCTTCAGAAGTTCTCCGATGACTCGGCTGTCGTTGGCTACATCCTGGATGGAGACGACAGTGAGTATAGGGAACTCACCAAGAATTTTGTGGACTGAGGAGAGATATCGcagctcctttcttccttctgctgtcaggctaTACAACCAGCATGGCCCAAACGTAGACAATTACCATCACAATAATTCACTTGGTTTTTAGTACAATAATCCACTTGGTTTTTAGTACTTCTCTgtgcaattacttttaaattatgtgcaatacttgctgtacctgctgtactttgtgcaatattttttaataactgtgcaTTTGGTTAACTTCatctataaatactgtttatatttttgtaatttttacttttataatttttttgtaactttgcactttactgctgtactttgtgcaatatttctaataactgcaatatttggttaacttcctctataaatactgtttatatttttgtaatttttacatattcttactatttagtatatgtgtacatacatgtaaacattttgtaattttctatttttgtattcttgaaagctgctgtaacactacaaatttccccctgtgggataataaaaggctatcttatcttatctttcttTGCAGTTTGGCATTGGACATAAGTTCGTTTTAACAAAGCAACTCCACTTTACTACTGCGCTCTCACCGGTAATCTACCTAAAGCTGACAACCACATTGTATCTTTCATTTTTctagatattattttattttgtagtaaatcTATTAGATTTTCATTTTCCTCTTTTGTACAGTCTTTAAACTGTATCAAACCATTATAAATGCAATTCGCAATTTGTTTGTGAATTATTGTATTGGACTGAGTGAGCCAATTTATTTCCAAATGTCTATATTTTTCAACAAAGTCGCCATATAAAAGTTTATAGTAGGggatattttttcttttcttccctCTTAGTTTGGCCCGTTCATCAGTATTCCCTAACCAAGATGCTTTTCGAGCTAAGCTTAAACTAATATGTTTGCAATAACTAATTTTAAGCTTTATCCCAAAATTGGTTGCTTCTAGTCCTCCATTCTTTTTACCTTTATATAGGAATTCTCTTTTAACCATTTCAAAATTTCTATCCCATATTGTTCTGATacaattttttttcaattttgttattatattttgcgTTGGTGGAAATACAATGGATAGAAACAATAATTTtgctaatataaaaacattaataacaaaTTTATTTTTGCCTCATAACTTGTTTTCCAATTCATAAATTTTTTGGACTATCGTACATGTCCATTGTTTCTATACCATGATTAAAAACTGATCAGATTAAATCAGACCAATCATCAGACAATAACAAGTAAAATTCAGCAGAAAAACCGTCGGAACCTGGAGATTTTCCTTTGTTTAACGAAGCGATAGCTTTGCTAACTTATTCTTTGGTGATTTTCCCAACAATTTcttaaaaacgtacatttattCCTTGGATCGTTTCTCCTAAGAAATTATTTACATCACTCtcattagtgttttttttttatacatttctttAAACAATTTTACAATTTCATCGGCTATTTCTTTTCCATCGGTTACTATTGAGTTATTCCCTGCCCGTATTcctttaatattttttgtttctttaagtTCTTTATATTTCTTAATAAGATTATGTATATTACAATCAGTATTTTCAGGCCCTTCATAGCCACACATTACTTTTAAGCCCTTGCGGTAATCGCAGTTCaatttatcatttttttctATAAGTTCATCTAGTTCTGTTAAGTCTTGTggagttttgtttatttttgttttgttctttatatAATTTGTTTTGATTTAGTTCTTTACATTTTCTAATCAGCATATTTTAAAGCCAATTTTTTTCTTAAGATTTGCCATAATTCAAAATAAGATTTAGAGATAACATCTGAATCTCTGCATACATTTACCTCCTTTTTTAATTCATCTACGAGTAGTTCATTCTTCAGGCATTTCAAATTTAATTTCCAataactttttctaattttcgcatttaaaataattttacaatTTACGACTAAATGATCTGaatttattattctgttttgcatGCAGGCCATGAAACACATCACCAGTTAATAGAAACTATGTTTGGCCTATAACCCAACCCACCCTCTCACACACCCTTTTTTTAAACCACAGCTTTTCCTCCACTATTCATTTTGTAACTTTACatatcattatttttacttattttacaaCCGTTTCATTCATATACTCATTCAttaatccatttatccattaaGCATTTAttgcattcattcactcattcattcctttattaattcattacattATGTACAGATGGTGGTTTCTACCAAATATCACAGTCACAAGTGGGAAAACATTCTTTCCCATACATATActgatattatatattattattatcattatattattattattcgacAAATGCAACtatatttacataaaaacattaaGAAGTCCGTTAAGAAGTACATGAttaaatatttgacattttAGACGTTTGTACAAGATTGAAGTAAACCTTCTGCTTTCATAGCATTTGTGACTACCGTCCTTTAACTGCGTCCTACGTCAGCGATGACGTAGCCACAGGAACTACGCTTCTAACCACacatctacaggtgtagttggaACTACACAACTTTACCACAGTAGTTGCGAACGTTCGTTGGAACTATGCTTTTGAGAAACACCTGTGTCGTATAACGATGTTTTGAACTACACAGTAGTTCGAACTATGGTTTCGGGAAACACTTGCATCGCAACTGCATCGTAACTGCATCGTAACTGCATCGTTCCAACTATGTAAGTTGCTCTACCAACTCTACCAATGTAAGTATGCTTTTGGGAAACGCACCCCTGGTTATTCTAAAAGGTAAACCATCAACTCTGTTTTCTTTATCTGTTATGACATTGAAGTCTCCCATTAAGATAATGTTATGACTGCCTAGTAAcaattctttaatttttttaaatagctgtattttttaaactgtcttgtactgtgtatatatttattaatctttttttttttttctaaaatgcaGTCAATTACTAAAAGTCGACCTGGTATTAAATCTCTTCTTTTAATAAAATTCACctgttttgttttaaagaatATTCCGATACATCCGCTAAATCCTCGCCTACAGAGATTACAGATTCACCTATGTTCCGTGTTTGCTGTACGTTTTTTATATCGTCATGAGTTTTTAATCTTAATTCCTGAAGAAATATAATATCTGCCTTTAATCGTTTTAGCTCATCTAATTTTTCCGTTctattttttttcagtttgtatTCCTCttacattataaattataacaTTAATCCCCCCAATCATTAAATAAGTGGGTGTACATCTCACTTATCTTTTGGTCTCTTAGTTGTCTCTGTTGGGGATCTTATACGTTTTCCGGTTTTGGTCTTAGGTTGTTGAAGGTTCGATCTTCTCTCTGAATTCGGTAATTTGTCCGCGTTGATTTCAGTATTTGTTTCCATATCCTCCGTTTTTtcgttattttttttaaaattgttCTTTGTAGTCGTTTGTTCGATGTTTTCCGTTTGTTTTTGTGCCGGTGTAATGTCGATATCCGTCGTCTCACTGCTTTCGCTGTCGCGGTCGTCTTCTTCATCACTGCTATCCACTTCGTCGCTGCTTGCTGAATAGGATGTCTCTTCCTTACTGCTGTTGGATTTGTTATTCACTTGTTCTTGTTGTATCTGGTCGTCGTTGTCAGGTTTATCACAAGCTGGAACTTTAGTTTCGGGTGCGTTGTAGATTGTAAATCTTGTAGATTTGGATGATTTTGTAATGcttgttttctttccttctgTAAAAGGTTACTGTAAGATTTAGGACACGTGAAATATGAAAGGCCGCTTTGCCCACACAGTCCGCATTGTTCTACATCTCCACAATCTTTAGCTTAGTGTCCAAAATGTCCACATTTCCAACATTTGGTTTTGTCACAGTCCTTTACCAGATGTTGAGTGGAGTTTGACATGAACTATCAGATCTAGTAAAGTCAATTCGATCCTGACAAATAATTCTAAATGTATCTTGCATATGATACTCTTCCATAATTTGTTTTAGAATTTTTCCTTCCTTGCTTAATTTAaggggtttattttatttttcatcggTAATTGTATTAAAATCACCACACACTATAATATAAAACCCTACACATAATAATGCCttaacttaattaaaaaaaagaattttctTAATTTTGTCTTGAgccgtgtatatatttattactctgatttttttttattaaaccaaAACAAATCAAAAAAACATTAACCATACCTGGAATAATTTCTCTTAATTGAAtaacttttacattttctttataaAACATTATTCCGATACAGTCAGCTTTACTTTCCCCGATTGAAAGGAAACTCTTATTTTTATACCACAAACTTTGTACGTCTTTAACATCATTTATATTTGAAAGCCGGGTTTCTTGCGCACATAAAATATCAACATTTTCCCTTAATAATGCTTGTATCTTTTTAAATCTATTAGAAGCTGACTGAATTCCTCTTACATTGCAAGAAGCAACTAATAAACTGTTAAAGGACATtcaatattatataattttttaactTTCCTTTTAGcctttttaataacaaaaatgtCATTACCTTCAGTCTCTTCCGAAGAATTCCATTTCCGTTTGTCGTTGCTGTTCGATATTCAAAGGCCTTTGTTCCTGTGCTTGTGTGCTCCAAACTTCGACCCTTCTTGTTTCGGTGAAGTTCCTCTTTTCTTCCCATGAAGTTTTAAGGAAGAACTGCGTTTCTCTTGCAATCCTGGCCGTATATCCTTAGTTTCTTCATTACAAATACGTAAGATATCCAAAACAATGTTGCAAGGCTCCAAGGGAGTAGAGACGTCCAAATTCTGTTAAATTATTTTCCGTGGAACCTTTTTTTTCTACCTCCGATGATGAAACTTCACTTAACTCCTCTCCCGACTGGGTTGTAGATGAAACATCACTGCCGGATGAACCACTGCTGCTGTCCTCAGTTGATGATGTTTCACTGCTGTCGTTATTACCAGTTTGCCTTGAATCTTCAACATTCTTATTTTCTGTAACAGTCCCATTCTCCTCAAAGGTTGTGTTAATAAATGGGttttgatttatttcatttcgtTGTTTATCCTCTGTCTGTGACAATTCATTAAAGTGTCATTACTGTTATGGGTTTCAGGTTAAATATTTTTTCACCAGTCTCAAAGGTTGTTGATGATTGCACACTTTCAGCAAGGGTTTCCTTTTCTTCTGTGTAATCGTCTTCGTTTTTGCCTAAGTTTGTCTTTAGTTAGCATAAGAATTGGGGCACATAAAGAAAGTGTGACCCACAGTTCCACATAAATTGCAGTGCTGTTACAGTCTTTGGCTTTATGTCCGAAACAGCTACATTGCCAACATTTTACCTCCTTACATTCTTTGGCAATATGATGAGTTGCTTGACATATATAACATCTGGAAGTTTGGCCTTGGTAGATAATTTTTCCATTGTACGGACCCAGTGAGATGTTGTTTGGAATCCCTGTCTTGGTTGTTGAAATCTTTCTTAATTCTCACTTGATATTTCCTAATCCCATACcaaattttttctttttttctttttttttcttttttcttttttaaatgactttattaaacaaaattTAAACACATTACAAACACACGCAGATCAACGACTTGATAAATAAGCACATATTACATCAGttcaatataaataatacatttccaAAGATATTATTATGAGAAAACATACGTAATTCGTCTATCTATTCTAATaatttgttgtagagatacgtttcgtcactcaatccgaatgacttcttcagtctatacaatttttttatgtatatattctGTCAATTCTTGTATTAACTAATTTGTCCAATCGTGTAAAACCCATTCGATTTGGATAAACCTGTTCGAAAGTCTTAAGTTTACCCGCTTCACAAATCTTTAATAGATTGCCCTCTCTGCTTATCTTTATACAGCATTAAATCAGTAATTGTGTTAAAATCTCCACATAAGATTACT includes:
- the LOC134334242 gene encoding histone H2B-like, producing MDFRQTVILFKKPKAAPKKGYKKTVTKTAGKGGKKRRKSRKESYAIYVYKVLKQVHPDTGISSKAMGIMNSFVNDIFERIAGESSRLAHYNKRSTITSREIQTAVRLLLPGELAKHAVSEGTKAVTKYTSSK